The genomic region CGCGCTCGTCGCTGTCGACAATACCGTGCTCTCTCCGGCCATCCAGCGCCCGCTGGAGCTGGGGGCGGATATCTCGGTGAGTTCGCTGACCAAGATCATCAATGGCCATTCCGACATGGTGGGCGGGGTGGTGTGCGTGCGTGAAGCGGCGCTGCAGGAAAATCTCGCCTGGTGGCTGAATGCGTCTGGCACCGGGCTTGGGCCGTTTGATGCGTTTCTGGCCACCCGCGGACTTCGCACCCTGCCGCTGCGAGCAAAGGCGCAGTCCGAGGCCGCGCTGGAGCTGGCGGGGCGGCTGGCCCGGCATGCGGGCGTAATCCGTATCGATTATCCGGGCCTTGCTGACCATCCCGGCCATGGGCTGGCCGCGCGCCAGCAGGCCGGGCTTTTCGGACCACTTCTGAGCCTGGAGGTGAAGGGTGATCCGCGTGCCTTCCTTGAGGGGCTGGAACTGTTCACGCTGGCACAATCGCTTGGCGGGGCGGAGAGCCTCGTCTCGGTTCCTGCCCTGATGACCCATGCCGCGATGACGCCGGAGGCGCGCGCCCATGCCGGTATCAGCGACTCGCTGGTGCGCCTGTCCGTGGGGCTGGAGGATGTGGACGATCTCTGGCGCGATCT from Glycocaulis abyssi harbors:
- a CDS encoding PLP-dependent aspartate aminotransferase family protein; protein product: MSRDRTREGLATRAARAGINADPGHGGIVAPINVAATYVREDPGVPGRFDYARTDAPTRALLAEAVAGLEGGAGACLTASGMAAIDLVLNLLPPGARVVAAHDCYGGTQRLFNARGPQRGFEIVYADATDLAALETALAPGAALLFLETPSNPRLRITDIEAASALGHAAGALVAVDNTVLSPAIQRPLELGADISVSSLTKIINGHSDMVGGVVCVREAALQENLAWWLNASGTGLGPFDAFLATRGLRTLPLRAKAQSEAALELAGRLARHAGVIRIDYPGLADHPGHGLAARQQAGLFGPLLSLEVKGDPRAFLEGLELFTLAQSLGGAESLVSVPALMTHAAMTPEARAHAGISDSLVRLSVGLEDVDDLWRDLETALTRL